A DNA window from Fervidobacterium sp. contains the following coding sequences:
- a CDS encoding methylated-DNA--[protein]-cysteine S-methyltransferase, giving the protein MESYEISVVRCEIGSILIYTSSDVCHKIEFSNEILPEVGHNIFTTQIKEYLNKKRQKLDFPIFYNTGPIFNTVWRYLGENVRYGTIITYGQLARMCATTPKVIGYAMASNPLPIYIPCHRVVGKNNIGGFGGKNRRADLIKWKEYLLSLEGCI; this is encoded by the coding sequence ATGGAAAGTTATGAAATTTCAGTTGTTAGATGCGAAATTGGAAGTATTCTCATCTATACTTCTTCTGATGTTTGTCACAAGATAGAGTTTTCAAACGAAATCTTACCAGAAGTTGGTCATAACATATTCACAACCCAAATAAAAGAGTACCTAAATAAAAAACGACAGAAACTTGATTTTCCTATATTTTACAACACTGGTCCAATTTTTAATACGGTCTGGCGTTATTTGGGAGAAAACGTAAGGTATGGTACAATTATTACATACGGGCAGTTGGCAAGAATGTGCGCTACAACTCCTAAGGTAATAGGATACGCGATGGCTTCGAATCCCTTACCAATTTACATACCATGTCATAGGGTAGTGGGTAAAAACAACATAGGAGGCTTTGGTGGAAAAAACAGAAGAGCAGATTTAATTAAATGGAAAGAATACCTACTAAGTTTGGAGGGATGCATTTGA
- a CDS encoding cytidine/deoxycytidylate deaminase family protein, with amino-acid sequence MNIDIEKYLNNIIIKPQTNKRESWDDYFKRLAKVIADRSTCVHRKVGALIVKDKRILATGYNQPPSGFPHCDQIGCIRDDLNIASGRNQEICYGLHAEQNALMQAARFGISTDGATIYVTHKPCSVCARLIINAGIKRVVYIDGYPDPLTDFFFQTCGVELNGGGKVEEG; translated from the coding sequence TTGAACATCGATATTGAAAAGTACCTAAACAATATTATCATAAAACCTCAAACCAATAAACGAGAAAGTTGGGATGATTATTTTAAAAGATTGGCAAAAGTCATCGCAGATAGATCAACATGTGTTCATAGAAAGGTTGGAGCACTCATAGTTAAGGACAAAAGAATTCTTGCAACTGGTTACAACCAACCACCTTCTGGATTCCCACATTGTGATCAAATTGGTTGTATCAGGGATGACTTGAATATCGCTTCTGGAAGAAATCAAGAAATTTGTTACGGGCTTCACGCTGAACAAAATGCTTTAATGCAAGCTGCAAGATTTGGTATTTCAACTGACGGTGCCACAATTTATGTTACTCACAAACCTTGTTCTGTCTGCGCAAGGTTGATAATAAATGCTGGCATAAAGCGAGTTGTTTACATAGATGGTTATCCAGATCCACTTACGGATTTCTTCTTTCAGACATGTGGAGTCGAACTGAATGGAGGTGGCAAAGTTGAAGAGGGATAG
- a CDS encoding 2-oxoacid:ferredoxin oxidoreductase subunit beta, with the protein MKRDRLVQYLRSDRWPTVWCPGCGNGIILKSFLDAFDQTGLKPEETAVVSGIGCSSRATGYIDFNTLHTLHGRAVAFATGVALSRPDFKVVVMGGDGDITAIGGNHFIHACRRNINLTIIIYNNMIYGMTGGQHSPTTPSGKIAGTMPMGNVEEQFDIVNLAVACGATYVARSTVYHYPLTVRYIKEALLHKGVSVVEVMSNCHTYYGRYNLLREPWQMMEFFKEAAVMKEKADKMTKEELNGKIIIGVFKKDESKPDFYTRYRLTYVGGSKNE; encoded by the coding sequence TTGAAGAGGGATAGATTAGTTCAGTATCTCAGAAGCGACAGATGGCCAACAGTTTGGTGCCCAGGATGTGGTAATGGTATCATACTGAAGAGTTTCCTTGATGCCTTTGATCAAACCGGATTGAAACCAGAAGAAACAGCCGTAGTTTCGGGTATAGGTTGCTCTTCCCGAGCAACGGGTTATATAGATTTTAATACATTACATACTTTACACGGAAGAGCAGTAGCATTTGCAACAGGAGTTGCTCTCTCTCGCCCGGATTTTAAAGTGGTGGTCATGGGTGGAGACGGAGACATAACAGCCATAGGTGGTAATCATTTCATCCACGCCTGCAGGAGGAATATAAATTTGACAATTATAATATATAACAATATGATTTACGGTATGACTGGAGGTCAACATTCTCCAACAACACCGAGTGGAAAAATCGCAGGTACAATGCCTATGGGAAACGTTGAAGAGCAATTTGATATAGTAAATCTTGCGGTTGCGTGTGGTGCAACGTATGTTGCTCGTTCCACAGTTTATCATTACCCATTAACGGTTAGGTATATAAAAGAAGCCTTACTGCATAAAGGAGTTTCTGTTGTCGAAGTTATGTCGAATTGTCATACATACTACGGAAGATACAATCTTTTAAGAGAGCCTTGGCAGATGATGGAATTTTTCAAAGAAGCAGCTGTCATGAAAGAAAAAGCAGACAAAATGACTAAGGAAGAATTAAATGGAAAGATAATAATAGGTGTTTTCAAAAAAGATGAATCCAAACCAGACTTCTACACTCGCTACAGGCTAACTTACGTTGGAGGGAGTAAAAATGAATAG
- a CDS encoding chemotaxis response regulator protein-glutamate methylesterase, with protein sequence MEEKKIKVMIVDDSPFMRMILKDIIDQQTDMQVVATARDGMEAVELCLKYKPDIVTMDVEMPKLNGIEALKEIMKRSPTRIIMVSSLTEEGAEITLLALELGAVDFITKPSGSVSMDFRKMGPELVQKIRDAMKIEITRVLLNKRPASGLKIRSIVSSKIVVIGSSTGGPRSLDLVIPPLPKDFPVPILIVQHMPAGFTRSLAQRLDRISNLSVKEAEEGDELKPGWVYVAPGDYHMGIKYQDRKSIIYLDKKTQKINNVRPSVDYTLDKVAEVYKEKTVAVILTGMGRDGAKGAFKVKFFKGTVIAESPETCVVYGMPKAVVDEGYADFVLPADKIPEKLIEII encoded by the coding sequence TTGGAGGAGAAAAAGATAAAAGTAATGATAGTTGATGATTCTCCCTTTATGAGAATGATATTAAAAGACATCATCGATCAGCAGACAGACATGCAAGTAGTTGCTACAGCAAGAGATGGAATGGAGGCTGTCGAGCTATGTTTGAAATATAAACCAGATATAGTTACTATGGATGTTGAAATGCCAAAATTAAATGGTATAGAAGCGCTCAAAGAAATAATGAAACGCTCTCCAACAAGGATAATAATGGTAAGTAGTCTTACCGAGGAAGGTGCCGAAATAACACTTCTAGCCCTTGAGCTTGGTGCTGTAGATTTTATTACAAAACCTTCAGGTAGTGTTTCAATGGATTTTAGAAAAATGGGACCTGAACTTGTTCAAAAAATTCGTGATGCTATGAAAATAGAAATAACTCGCGTATTACTTAACAAAAGACCTGCATCTGGATTAAAGATAAGGTCTATAGTTTCAAGTAAAATAGTTGTTATTGGCTCGTCCACAGGTGGCCCAAGATCTCTTGACCTTGTTATACCTCCTCTTCCAAAAGATTTTCCTGTACCAATATTGATTGTTCAGCACATGCCAGCTGGTTTCACAAGATCACTCGCTCAAAGACTTGACAGAATATCAAATCTTTCTGTGAAAGAAGCGGAGGAAGGTGACGAGTTAAAACCAGGGTGGGTATATGTCGCACCAGGTGATTATCACATGGGAATAAAGTATCAAGATAGAAAAAGTATAATATACCTTGATAAAAAGACGCAAAAGATTAACAATGTAAGACCTTCAGTCGATTATACACTCGATAAAGTTGCTGAAGTATACAAGGAGAAAACAGTGGCGGTCATACTAACAGGAATGGGAAGGGATGGTGCAAAAGGGGCCTTTAAAGTCAAATTCTTCAAAGGTACTGTTATCGCTGAAAGTCCGGAAACGTGTGTGGTGTACGGGATGCCTAAAGCTGTTGTTGATGAAGGTTACGCTGATTTTGTGTTACCTGCCGACAAAATCCCTGAAAAACTAATTGAAATTATTTGA
- a CDS encoding penicillin-binding protein, translating to MHLKKLILFLVLFVVFLFITFSICLQIYRNYTAKLELPVNKTPASLTVEYSDGTPLYTPKNIWVDYEDIPAMVKDSIIASEDRRFYSHSGVDIKGIIRSLFVIITTDEVQGGSTITQQLARTLYLSQERTWKRKIKEIFIALWLEQNYSKEEILEMYVNSVYLGNGLYGFPAAAKHYFGKTLDELQPVEIAMLVSTLRSPEKANPSKDLNVEFSRITLRKMKENGVISESEYQNALSQLSAENVKNFRKQYNSFDEDLFWMIVLELKELNFDLSSLRNGFRVRTTIDKRLQSLLQNNIDKRNMAGLIIEHSTGKIRAAYGLGINSGKRQIGSIVKPLYYYLAFMAGRNKSDILQDKPITIGTWTPQNFDKEYWQEVTLENALIYSRNVPSVNLFMQLGQSNVRNFLKNRLMIEGYYPNDATISLGTVETSLFDISKGFQPIFNGGVIFKPKLIEFVRDKDGITYYTYKPEILNVIKPLRSFDQRAPLEAAVLTLQLMEKVVTMGTGKSAYIPGRKIYGKTGTAEKNAWFVGGDGKYLFLLTKDGKNLTGGKDVAPIWKKIALDTDIGTTPISLPIQVQIPAITRSKEPSNQESQTSTSTSENLTQQSVGLEKMYENVKNKTITSDEIVNILKTLDSDKQREILSKINEIDPYMASEVYEKLLGGGEF from the coding sequence ATGCATTTGAAAAAATTAATACTTTTTTTAGTGTTATTTGTAGTGTTTCTTTTCATAACATTTTCTATATGTTTGCAAATATATAGGAATTACACAGCCAAACTAGAGTTACCTGTTAATAAAACACCAGCAAGTTTAACGGTGGAATACTCTGATGGAACACCACTTTATACACCGAAAAACATTTGGGTAGATTACGAGGACATTCCAGCCATGGTGAAAGATAGCATAATAGCTTCAGAAGATAGGAGGTTTTACTCACACAGCGGTGTAGACATAAAAGGTATTATTCGATCATTGTTTGTTATAATTACAACAGATGAAGTGCAAGGTGGAAGTACAATAACTCAGCAACTTGCAAGAACACTTTACCTCTCTCAAGAAAGAACTTGGAAAAGAAAAATAAAAGAAATTTTCATTGCTTTGTGGCTTGAGCAAAACTACTCCAAGGAAGAAATCCTTGAAATGTATGTAAATTCGGTCTATCTTGGGAACGGTTTGTACGGCTTTCCGGCAGCAGCAAAGCATTATTTTGGGAAGACGCTTGATGAACTTCAACCTGTTGAAATTGCAATGCTCGTTTCAACTTTAAGATCTCCTGAAAAAGCAAACCCATCAAAAGATTTAAACGTGGAATTTAGCAGGATAACTTTAAGAAAGATGAAAGAAAACGGTGTTATAAGTGAATCAGAGTATCAAAACGCACTTTCCCAACTTTCCGCAGAAAATGTGAAAAATTTTAGAAAACAATATAATTCGTTTGACGAAGATCTTTTTTGGATGATAGTTCTTGAGTTAAAGGAGCTGAATTTCGATCTTAGCTCACTAAGGAATGGATTTCGTGTTCGAACAACGATAGATAAAAGACTACAAAGTCTTTTGCAAAACAATATTGACAAAAGAAATATGGCAGGATTAATAATAGAACACTCAACAGGAAAAATCCGGGCTGCGTATGGACTTGGAATAAACTCAGGAAAACGACAGATTGGTTCAATTGTAAAGCCGCTGTATTATTATTTAGCATTTATGGCCGGAAGAAACAAAAGTGATATTCTTCAAGATAAACCAATCACAATTGGTACATGGACTCCCCAAAACTTTGACAAGGAGTACTGGCAAGAGGTTACTCTTGAGAATGCACTTATCTACTCAAGAAATGTTCCGTCTGTTAATCTTTTCATGCAACTCGGACAGAGCAACGTGAGAAACTTTTTGAAAAACAGACTTATGATCGAAGGTTATTATCCAAACGATGCTACTATATCTCTTGGTACGGTAGAAACGTCATTATTTGATATTTCAAAAGGGTTTCAACCAATATTTAACGGAGGGGTAATATTCAAACCAAAGCTTATTGAATTTGTAAGAGATAAAGATGGTATCACATACTACACTTACAAACCGGAGATACTGAATGTAATAAAACCACTAAGAAGTTTTGATCAGAGAGCACCTTTGGAAGCTGCTGTGTTGACACTACAATTGATGGAAAAGGTTGTGACAATGGGTACGGGTAAATCTGCTTATATTCCAGGGAGAAAAATTTACGGAAAAACTGGCACTGCTGAAAAAAATGCTTGGTTTGTTGGAGGAGATGGAAAATACCTATTTCTTTTGACAAAAGATGGTAAGAATCTTACAGGTGGTAAAGACGTAGCACCTATTTGGAAAAAAATAGCACTAGATACTGATATCGGAACAACACCAATTTCTCTACCAATCCAAGTTCAGATACCGGCTATTACAAGGTCAAAAGAACCATCAAATCAGGAATCTCAAACAAGTACTTCTACGTCTGAGAATTTGACCCAACAGAGTGTAGGATTAGAAAAGATGTACGAAAATGTTAAAAATAAGACTATTACTTCAGATGAAATTGTGAACATATTAAAAACCTTAGATTCCGATAAGCAACGTGAGATATTAAGCAAGATTAACGAAATAGATCCTTATATGGCCTCGGAAGTGTACGAAAAATTGCTTGGTGGAGGAGAGTTCTAA
- the ndk gene encoding nucleoside-diphosphate kinase — protein MERTFIILKPNAVRRGLVGEILKRFEQRGIKIVGLKFLKMSREQAEKLYEPHKGKTFYEELLNFMLSGPVVAIILEAPRVLELVRHIVGATDPLKAEAGSIRGEFALTVTKNLIHASDSLESFEREASIFFTEDEIIDYYLDVQDDI, from the coding sequence TTGGAGAGAACTTTTATAATACTCAAACCCAATGCCGTTAGAAGAGGACTTGTTGGAGAGATACTTAAAAGATTCGAGCAAAGGGGAATAAAAATAGTTGGTCTAAAATTTTTGAAAATGAGTCGTGAACAGGCAGAAAAACTTTATGAGCCTCATAAAGGAAAAACATTTTATGAGGAGTTGCTTAATTTCATGCTCAGTGGACCTGTTGTTGCGATTATTTTAGAGGCTCCAAGAGTTCTTGAACTTGTGAGACATATTGTTGGTGCGACTGATCCATTGAAAGCGGAGGCTGGTTCTATCAGAGGAGAATTTGCTTTGACTGTTACTAAGAATCTTATCCATGCAAGTGACAGCTTAGAAAGTTTCGAAAGAGAGGCTTCGATTTTTTTCACAGAAGATGAGATAATAGATTATTACTTGGACGTTCAGGACGACATATAA
- a CDS encoding iron-containing alcohol dehydrogenase family protein, with product MSFFMPTKVIYKEEAVLKHREIFQDLDEPILIITGKSSKKNGSLDDLLDVLERKRIYLYDDTPENPSLDIIKPLAEKFGDAEVVIGLGGGSPMDTAKAVAVLIENPNLEPEDLYSNEKYKRAKPIICIPTTAGTGSEVTQYSVLTFNGRKKGFSHECIFPKYAFVDYRYTLTLGKEITLSTGLDALSHALEGFLSLKSTPFSDLLALEAMKIIKDCFPKLLDDPENVFYRERMMFASTVAGMVISQTGTTIAHALGYNLTTEKSVRHGLATAVFLPFELRQARKVAKEKVETVLKIFEGSLEDYYWLLGINLDINISEEEIERWVKIVSISSHINSTPGSYSSENLKEAYEEIKDKYCKIP from the coding sequence ATGAGTTTTTTTATGCCTACAAAGGTTATCTACAAGGAAGAAGCTGTGTTAAAGCACAGAGAAATATTCCAAGATTTAGATGAACCTATTCTTATTATAACTGGAAAAAGTTCAAAGAAAAACGGTAGTCTTGATGATTTGTTAGATGTGCTTGAAAGAAAGAGAATTTATTTATACGATGACACACCAGAAAATCCATCTTTAGACATCATTAAACCATTAGCGGAAAAGTTTGGAGATGCTGAGGTTGTGATAGGACTTGGCGGAGGAAGTCCTATGGATACAGCCAAAGCTGTGGCGGTATTAATTGAAAATCCGAATTTGGAACCCGAAGATTTGTATTCAAATGAAAAATACAAACGTGCAAAACCAATAATATGTATCCCAACCACGGCTGGAACAGGTAGTGAGGTTACACAATATTCTGTATTGACCTTTAACGGTAGAAAAAAAGGATTTTCCCACGAATGTATTTTTCCAAAATATGCTTTCGTAGATTATCGATACACCTTAACTCTTGGAAAAGAAATCACATTATCTACAGGTCTTGATGCACTTTCACATGCTTTAGAAGGTTTTCTCTCCCTGAAGTCTACACCATTTAGTGACCTGCTTGCTTTAGAGGCAATGAAAATAATAAAAGATTGTTTCCCAAAATTGTTGGACGATCCTGAGAACGTTTTCTATCGTGAAAGAATGATGTTTGCATCAACTGTAGCAGGAATGGTCATATCCCAAACTGGTACCACGATAGCGCATGCACTTGGTTATAACTTAACAACTGAGAAATCAGTCAGACATGGACTTGCTACAGCTGTATTTTTGCCATTTGAATTAAGACAAGCAAGAAAAGTGGCAAAGGAAAAAGTTGAAACTGTGCTCAAGATTTTCGAAGGATCTTTAGAAGATTATTATTGGCTACTTGGAATCAATTTGGACATCAATATCAGTGAAGAAGAAATAGAACGTTGGGTAAAAATAGTATCCATAAGCTCCCACATAAACTCAACTCCAGGAAGTTATTCTTCTGAAAATCTGAAAGAGGCT
- a CDS encoding S-layer homology domain-containing protein — translation MVSFKKLLTFVFVTLTIVSAFSSTYKDVPANHWAYDAIQELTRLGVLSGMPDGTFQGNQAVTRYQLAVSLYRLLSVLSDRISSVEKKIPTSPTTQKTTTQVPTDVDSQLKNLSDQILSVANTNKTLTSRIDSLTQRMDSNERSLATVSQDLNSVKSRVSDLQSLYDALVQKVTELRGLVAVTPTGQSINALAQDLAVVKQDIGSMKNDINSLRTTSKTLSDNLSALTARADSLSSRLSNFEGNIANLNSKLSSMENTMNGLSNNYIVISDRIKALEDRTKNLAPTPVDISSIDNKIKNIDENITKINERINSLTTQLTNASTNISNVQKTTSELEKNINSLKTETSKSISELSTRLSNVEKGIDSLKAETTKNISEATSKVSNVEKSMDALKTEVGKGISEVSGRISNVEKTVSETQKDLNTLKVEVDNKVSNLSKSISDVTKSISDVTNKLNNLEKNSNELMKSVDSLKLTDSELDKKISGLSKKIDTITTDYATRGEIEALKGDLKVEMIQLSQNTQQISQQIDSKLKDLESNISKKIATLDTSKANVSDVDKINQKISGLNSQISQQSSEISTLKNEIVNTKSDLARVSENVSQANDSVQRLKEENEKLKKELEAVKSKNTDVFALIFSLLGIVLGGVALYFVFNK, via the coding sequence ATGGTGAGTTTCAAGAAACTTCTTACTTTTGTTTTCGTAACGCTAACTATTGTAAGCGCCTTTTCAAGTACTTACAAAGATGTTCCGGCTAACCATTGGGCTTACGATGCTATTCAGGAATTGACGAGACTTGGAGTTTTAAGTGGCATGCCAGATGGGACATTTCAAGGTAACCAAGCTGTTACAAGGTACCAACTTGCGGTTTCTTTATACAGGCTTCTTTCAGTTTTAAGTGACCGGATTTCGAGCGTTGAGAAAAAAATTCCGACTTCTCCAACTACTCAAAAAACGACAACGCAAGTCCCAACCGATGTGGATTCTCAATTAAAAAATCTATCTGACCAGATACTTTCTGTAGCAAACACAAATAAAACACTCACTTCAAGAATTGATTCCCTAACTCAGAGAATGGATTCAAACGAAAGAAGTTTGGCCACCGTGTCTCAAGACTTGAACAGCGTCAAATCGAGGGTTTCTGATTTGCAATCACTTTACGATGCTTTGGTACAAAAGGTAACAGAACTAAGGGGACTGGTTGCTGTTACTCCCACTGGACAAAGTATAAATGCATTAGCTCAGGATTTGGCCGTGGTAAAACAAGATATTGGAAGCATGAAAAACGACATAAATAGTCTGAGAACTACATCAAAAACTTTATCGGATAACCTTTCAGCATTAACAGCAAGGGCGGATTCGCTGAGCTCGAGACTATCAAATTTTGAAGGAAATATTGCTAATTTGAATTCCAAACTTTCAAGTATGGAAAATACAATGAACGGGCTTTCAAATAACTATATCGTAATCTCCGATCGAATAAAAGCTTTAGAAGATAGGACAAAAAACCTGGCTCCAACACCTGTGGATATTTCATCAATTGATAATAAAATTAAGAATATTGATGAAAACATAACAAAAATAAACGAAAGAATCAATTCATTAACAACTCAGTTAACTAACGCCTCGACAAACATTTCTAACGTTCAAAAGACAACAAGTGAGCTCGAAAAAAATATAAATTCTTTGAAAACTGAAACAAGCAAGAGTATTTCAGAATTATCCACTAGACTATCAAATGTTGAAAAAGGCATAGATTCTTTGAAAGCAGAAACTACGAAGAATATTTCAGAAGCAACCAGCAAAGTATCAAACGTTGAAAAAAGTATGGATGCTTTGAAAACAGAAGTCGGAAAAGGCATTTCAGAAGTATCAGGCAGAATATCAAACGTTGAAAAAACAGTTAGTGAAACACAAAAGGATTTAAATACATTAAAGGTAGAAGTTGACAACAAGGTATCAAATCTAAGCAAAAGTATCTCAGATGTTACAAAAAGTATCTCAGATGTTACAAATAAACTAAATAATCTTGAGAAAAACAGCAACGAGCTTATGAAGAGCGTTGATTCTTTAAAGTTAACAGATTCTGAGCTTGACAAAAAAATATCTGGTTTGAGTAAGAAGATAGATACAATAACCACCGATTATGCAACGAGAGGAGAAATAGAGGCTCTTAAGGGTGATTTGAAAGTTGAGATGATCCAACTGTCACAAAATACCCAGCAAATAAGTCAACAAATTGACTCCAAATTAAAAGACTTAGAAAGTAACATTTCAAAGAAGATAGCTACACTCGATACTTCTAAGGCAAACGTCTCAGATGTTGACAAAATCAACCAAAAAATCTCAGGTTTGAATTCACAAATCTCTCAACAATCTTCTGAAATTTCAACTTTGAAAAATGAAATTGTGAATACAAAAAGTGATCTTGCGCGCGTGTCTGAAAATGTTTCTCAAGCAAACGATAGTGTTCAGAGATTGAAAGAGGAGAATGAAAAATTGAAAAAGGAATTAGAAGCCGTAAAATCAAAGAATACTGATGTATTTGCACTTATATTCAGCTTATTAGGCATTGTGCTTGGCGGAGTAGCTCTATACTTTGTATTTAACAAATAA
- a CDS encoding 2-oxoacid:acceptor oxidoreductase family protein, which produces MNRPFSIRIAGIGGQGNLLAGYILSEAFVLLEKYVIQTQNYSEQVRGGPSYCDVLMSDDPILYPRAVMFDSLIIMHPSMVGHGKFVATNGIIIYDSTYINDLPNEIKRITRRVINVPASKHAIEKYGNAMVSNMILLGAFVKSTAIVDFEVLFEAVKKEVSPKYFDMNVEAIKFGASLTDKVFKPRISRKRKRTIGFE; this is translated from the coding sequence ATGAATAGACCATTTTCTATCAGAATAGCTGGTATAGGCGGACAGGGGAATCTGTTGGCTGGTTATATATTATCTGAAGCCTTCGTCTTGCTTGAAAAGTACGTGATTCAGACGCAAAATTATAGTGAACAAGTTAGAGGTGGACCAAGTTACTGCGATGTCCTGATGTCAGATGATCCGATCTTGTATCCAAGAGCAGTGATGTTTGATTCACTAATAATTATGCATCCTTCTATGGTAGGTCATGGAAAATTCGTTGCAACTAATGGTATAATAATATACGATAGCACATATATTAACGATTTACCAAATGAGATAAAGAGAATAACACGTAGGGTTATCAACGTGCCAGCAAGTAAACATGCTATCGAAAAATATGGAAATGCTATGGTATCTAATATGATCTTGCTTGGTGCGTTTGTGAAAAGTACCGCTATAGTGGATTTTGAAGTACTTTTTGAAGCAGTCAAAAAAGAAGTTAGTCCAAAATACTTTGACATGAATGTGGAGGCGATCAAATTTGGAGCCTCGCTCACGGATAAAGTTTTTAAGCCGCGAATTTCAAGAAAGAGAAAGAGAACAATTGGGTTCGAGTAA
- a CDS encoding diacylglycerol kinase family protein, which yields MGSSNIVESFSHAIEGIVESILTERNLRIHFLIGLIVLVTTLFLPVKREDLLWIIFAVFFVIWSELVNTIIEHLMNLYSKDFHPVIKIIKDVSAGVVLWATIFSVTVGIIVFGELLFNWSLEVGKIFAIISLISFPLLSFKVVRNWRRKR from the coding sequence TTGGGTTCGAGTAATATTGTAGAATCTTTTTCTCACGCAATTGAAGGAATCGTAGAATCCATACTCACGGAAAGAAATCTTAGAATACATTTCTTAATAGGTCTCATCGTTCTTGTTACTACACTCTTCCTCCCTGTAAAAAGGGAGGATTTGTTGTGGATTATTTTTGCTGTATTCTTCGTAATCTGGTCTGAATTAGTGAACACTATAATAGAACATTTAATGAATTTATACAGCAAAGATTTTCACCCTGTTATAAAAATAATCAAGGATGTAAGTGCTGGAGTTGTTCTTTGGGCAACCATATTTTCCGTAACTGTTGGAATAATAGTGTTTGGAGAGCTTTTATTTAATTGGAGCTTGGAAGTTGGAAAAATTTTTGCTATAATATCTTTGATATCCTTTCCGTTACTAAGTTTCAAGGTGGTGAGAAATTGGAGGAGAAAAAGATAA